The genomic interval TATAATGTAATATTCTTTATAATTATTTGCCGATGGCAGCTACAAGCAATGGTAGGCTTAAACTTCACCGACCCGTCTACTCGTATATccttaagtttttcctgtaaccTTTTTCCTTGTCGTTTTCCCGTAGCTCATTTTTTTCCTGTAATTTGGGTTCCGTATCTACGGAGTAAGTGAGGCCGTAGGTGACGCCATCAGGGCCGACGAACGTGGCTTCTCCTTTTATTATAGCATAAACTGCTAAGCTACCGTGGTTTACGGTTTGAATGATGGATTCCTGACTTATGAAGTCTTTCTCATTGACGCTGAAAaggaaaactttatttattggTAAAATGCTTCAAACGAGATGAAAATCATCGAAGACGTGATTTCTGTTCATGTAAATGCATAGAGTTACCTACTACATgatcacattttttttgtaaaaattgtACATTATTAAATGCATTTAAGGGAACGGTTTAgaaacaaatagttaaaattATTGAACTTACAAGATTTTGTCTTGTTGGGGAGCTGCTGCGGCAAGACCAATTAGACATAGTACGATAACCTGAAAGAAATGAGAATatctaatattttaattacaatctagtcatgaagccacgatagccgaacggtgaaggggtcggactggtcGACTCGTGatcgaggaacgcgggtttgaACTTCGCCGCTGCGCGCGCGGCTCGAATATTTTGGTATTCGACACTCGTAATATAAgcatttagcttaccacgaggggttaacaggattattagtaatttttatttacaaattgcttctgtgtgcctaccatgagtttacgttaggtgagctcgctagcgaatacgtcaaaaaattctatgaagattttatttcttgaaagtagccgctaggggcgctgcacaatatgtcatacatttaaatgtcatttttttacgcagtcgctagcgagcacacctaacgtaaactcatggtaggcacacagattCTTGCCACTTGAGGAATGCAGTAAAGCAGTGGACTCCTATGCCTGATGATGTTATTTCTACACTTCCGCAACATGAGCGTGTGTGAAACATAATTTTAacattactttaaaattaaatcattgTCGAAAATGAATTTTATATGATTAGGTAATTAAGAcacaaacttaattaaatataggacttcatacaaaattagttatggctatttttataataattgaatATGTAATTGCttacttaatgagaataaagttCATAATGAGAACAAAAGATTACGGTTTATGTAGGCAAATATCGCACACAACATTAATTGAACAATAAtatcttaaaattaattaccaGTTCCATTTCTATTCCTTGGTGGTTTTCTATTGCAAACTATGAAGATAACATAAGTGACACTGCTTATAAAGCTACGGCTGTGCTACGGCTTAACgatttattaaagaaatctcAGTCATAAAGCTGCAGACACACGGCACACAATAGCATAGcatatttatcacttcactacACACACTACACATTAGTCCacataataacatttttaaactaaggtcattacataaaaataaaagtcagtacatttaaagcaataaaacagatcgaccatgctttccgttcaactaccctccacatACCTAACATAACCTTAGTAGGTATTTCACCTCAATCTTGTTGTCTCATCTGTCTTCAGGTTATAAGAGCCGAGTTCCCCGTATCCTGTAAGTAGGtattgttaattgtgaaaaatataaacgtTAAATTATCGTATTTAAAATGAGGtaaatataatgtgaaagttaagtacctattcagtgttttatttattagaatagATCTATCGGCCTTTAACAGTAGTATTGAAAACAAAGTTGTCTTAAAAATAAAGCATATTATGTCCACAgcctaaattttatttaaattaaaatctaaatGTTAAGGTCAATGTAGAGGTAAATGTTTAATAACTTGCGATCCGTCCTGACCTTACGCAGGTGCTTAGAATTTCGtcgataattttaatttacatattatgcAATTAGAAAAACCATGAAAAGCTTATGGTACCTAACTGCATTAAAATGCACATGCAAATTAATCATTCCAACCAGCTTTTTATATTTGTgttataaaagttaaaaataaatcagaccAATGTGAGTCGAGCTTGCGTACCGACGTACCGAGGGTTCCATGTAAACTTGTTGGCATAGGGCTAATTAATTGTCTAACACAGTGATTGAGTCTCGAATATTTTTCCCGTTTTTCGATCATGATTTCCCAAAATTTAAATGCTGTAATTAGTGCCTTTGAAGTGTAAttgaacatttatttttataccaaataaataaatattaataataattacgtgttttaatattatcgttCACACGAACGTCCCGTTTTCAGGGTCCcgcaaaaaccgatccgtttgaatttgttcgaatttcaaacacacataaAGTGAGTTctcacgacagtccagttttgtgGAATCCAGTTATGCAATTAAAATATAGAGACACGGGTCTCAGCGCGACATCTataatatctataaaagcgaaaggtcactgattgactgactcactcatcacgaaatctcagaaactacaagtgctagaagtctcaaattttaCATAGGGGCTCCTTTAAACGACGAACGTAtttgctcactaagacgggattttgcaaaatttaacccctaaggggctaaaacgggatacacgcgtacgaagtcgcgggcggccgctaaatcgttttttttttttataaatgtcgctcattattattatgtactcgCCCGTAGACCCGTGTATCTCTATTtcagttgaaatggaacgcgaaagtttataAAAACAGTGATACAGTTCTCTACAACTGATACTTTTAACGTTTTCTCCTATTTCTAACCGTTAAAGAAATATTggacaactagcggccgcccgcgacttcgtacgcgtggatcctgtttcacccccttaggggtggagtttcataaaataatttcttagcggatgcctacgtcataagatctacctgcatgccaaatttcagcccgatccattcagtgatttgggctgtgcgttgatagatcactatgtcagtcggtcacctttgagttatattacagggtgtcccaaaaagtaatgtcaagccgaagcccatgTATGTTccaagatttttgatagttttcgagttatgattgttttaaatttctgtgcttaggcacttttttggtcactgtggcgcgaatagtcaagttacatacctgatttttcaattattattagatgaatagtATGCCTAGCTGATTCCGatgtatttacatccataacacgaatgtaaactaaaatcctgtatgttgtacaaaaaatcataattcgaaaactatcaaaagtcacggTGATTTGAGTAGCCCTAGTGtagctctacctctgggcttcggcttgacacaactttttgggacacactgtatatttagatGTCATTTTTGCACCCTTTTTTCTTCTTATTTTAAGTGATCCCGGTGGTTCAGGAgccttaatttttaaaatattattgtgaaaACATATACGCAAGTTATGTCGTTGGTTTCAGCCACCCACTTCAAAATGGTAAAGTTAAGAATACATTGACTGGACCAGTTTTTGGGTTTCCGAAAAGTTTTACGCATGTCAACTGCCTGTGAACGTCTAAGTTGTTTAGTTAATTTGTGAAGATCGCTCAATTCCCTTTGTAAGACCCTTCGTAATTTCCAGTGAATTGTATAATATTGGCATTGTGGGATTTGTCTGCTGATGATATTATTGACGAGGAATGATCTGGTGACAACTCGCCAGTTTCGAGACTGATGACACTGCCACATCTGGAACCCATGACACATCCTAATCACGTCATCTGCACCGCGGAGCAAGTTCTGTTGATTATAAGTTTTTATTCTTCGGGAGAATATCAAATATCGGTAGCAGATAATTCGTTTCAGTCGGTAATGATGTCAGCTAAGTACTTATCTAGTCCTGCGCGGTTGCTGGTGTTTACAAATAGCCCTGAATAATGTACAATTCTTATATATTCTTTATAAAAGGCTGAAGGTGGACCTAAATACCTGGACATTTTCTCGTGGAGTGCCCCCGCCAAGACGAGCCGAGCGAATCGCTAAGGCACTacgcactttttttttaaacgcaTAGTACTTAGTTCTTTTCAAACCTCATAAATTGGGCTTAGATTATACCAGGTAAAGAAAATATTCAGGATATAGTAATAGACTTAAATACACGGTTTCGTCCCTGACTCACTGATAAAATCATTGCTTGCCCGTTTTGTTCTTACAGGACTATAGTGTaagagaaaagaaaataataaacacaatatattaatatattatttaataatttttcaccTTACGGCCATGTGATGATAGCGAAATGGCCGTGTCACATTGACTAAGGTAGAGTTTGTTTATTTAGGAGTTATAGATTCAGGGCGTGTAGAGCTAGGAGCCTGGCTCTATATGAGATGTCATAACTTTAACATGATTTTCAAAGAAACGTATAATAAGTAAGCATTCCTCATTATGCGTTTAGAagaataatgcccgtttttaccatcaatccctaatttttaagtgacccgtatgaaaacaaaaatcctgTTATTTGTTGCCATactaggggtcacttaaaaaatagggattgatggtgaaaacgggcataagcgtCTGAAAGGGTTATAGGCGTCCCCCAAGTAGTAAGTATTAAAATCCAGCCAAGTAGTAATTTTCTTGTATCTAATGCGGAATCGAAAGTTTTTTGTGCTAGCAGCGGTACAGTTCGTGTAGGATCTCTCATGAATTCGTaagtaaagaaaatagaaagtcttttaaataaacgtataattaattattctaatgaatcagtatataaatattatatatgttacggtcaaagtgataaatgtgaaaattatgaataatcgccggttattatgaataattaccgcatgatttggtgaatgtgattaatatgaggtcatttatgtgtgtataaaactaaataggcggcttaggggtggcccaagggccacccccgccgcaccttaacctatttttcactttaaatcaaaacattatgttataggcattatggaaaagtaatattccaatctcattatgccaaattacaataatatatgatatcaaaacgttctaaagtttggctgtacacgagcacgtacacaagatgttgttctcttttatgaaatttgttagtactaaggttgaaatattaaataatcactgttaaatgtgattaatttatcacttttaccgcgactgtcggtaattattcataataaccggttattattaataattttcaatttatcacattaaccgtaacatatacacatTCATTAATTTGTACTATTTACATGATGGCGTTACTGCCAAAGTTGAGGTATTGATTTAACCAACGAGAGAGGCGATGACGCCGGCCGGGACGGCGCCTCCAGGGCCTTGCTCGATGGTGGGTTGGAAGCCGTTCTCATCAGCAATGTAAGACACTATGTACGTCACTCCGTCAGGGCCCACCCACGCGTACTGGCCCTGCACGGAGATAGCTTCATTTTCTGTTCCTTGGTTCTTCAGCTGACCTTGTTCTTGATGCTTGCTTCCATCTGACAGCTCCCATCTGCAAATAATACAACAATTAGAATCATCCCCGTGTTGAGCACTTCCAAGTTCCAAACTAGTGTTACAcctagttgttgcaattcacgaatacgagtgagctttacataatatgtggtggctcgctactgttcgtttttcaaaagttttgatagacattacaatatcgttatgtgcatgtacacgtacacacacaagtaaagctcactcgccttcgtgagttgcaagaactattgTTCTTACGCAAAGTTGTAAGCGTCCGGGCTGCCATTGTTCAGCTCATATCGGACGACCTGAACATCCTGTGGGTATTGCTGGGGAGCGGCGAGAGCAGCCGCGACCAAGGCGAAGACCACGAACTGAAACAAAACCAGCAATCTTAACACCGTTCCACATCCACAAAACACTGGGCACAAGCACTTCACTGTTCACTTGTTTACTGAccaatttcatttttatttttggttccAGCTTACGACTATCTTCTCGAAAGAGCACTTAGTTTATGTGATGATTACGTATCTTCGCGGTTGTCTTATATATTTCTTGTAATATGGTTACAACACAGTGGTTGGGCTCGCGAGCCTCTTCGTTGCGGTACCCGCAGACCCCACTGCATCTGCTTACGGTAAGTGAACGTAAAGATTTCACACAAACACTATTCAAGTGTTTGCAAGCATCTAAATTGATACCTGGCAAATTattctaaataatttaatcgaAATACAAATGTCAATGATAAATGGATTACAAAAGGTAGGTAACAATTATGTTTTCTTCACAGACTTCATTATTAAGCACGAATGCGATGAATAATAGTTATTTATTGTGCACTTATGACATTGTTTATTACGAAATACGAGTAGTAAAACAATTTCAAGCGTATCTGAACTTCGATGAAAGCGTAGAATGCATGTAACATCTTACACATAAGCTCACATCATGAACGATCatgaatgatgatgacgaagttACAACAAAACGAATGATGGCGGTACATCTTTTGTGCAATATGCTTAATATCTGATAGCAAGTGATATACGAGTACTGtaatattttgcaataaatttaGCGTTACGTGTACTTTCTTTGCACAGCTTAGACATTGATAGGGTGGAGCGATCGCTGACAAAGGCTGTTTAAGTTACAATATATCCATTGTTTACTgttaaatactaataatataaacatgTTTAAACATTGATGTTATCATGGTACCTATCTAGTTTTGGTGCAACTTTACTAAGTATAATAATCTATAAATGTCTCCTTGTACCTGTATACTTCTATTTTA from Ostrinia nubilalis chromosome 4, ilOstNubi1.1, whole genome shotgun sequence carries:
- the LOC135088643 gene encoding cuticle protein CP14.6-like; the protein is MKLFVVFALVAAALAAPQQYPQDVQVVRYELNNGSPDAYNFAWELSDGSKHQEQGQLKNQGTENEAISVQGQYAWVGPDGVTYIVSYIADENGFQPTIEQGPGGAVPAGVIASLVG